The following are encoded in a window of Lusitaniella coriacea LEGE 07157 genomic DNA:
- a CDS encoding AAA family ATPase, with amino-acid sequence MSKPIIPRIEQLRVKNYRALRDLELKNITPLTVFLGPNGSGKSTIFDIFAFLAECFQSGLRRAWDRRGRFRELRTRGMKGPISFELKYRENDKTPLITYHLAIDEGPRGPFVAEEWLQWRRGKQVGAPFRFLTFKEGAGEVISGEMPEEKDERIPQQLDSPDLLAVNTLGQFASNPRVSALRRFISGWYLSYLSADRARSTPEAGPQERLSEIGDNLPNVIQYLKEQHPHCLDRILTTLTRRIPRLESIDAAMMQDGRLLLQVKDAPFERPILAKFASDGTLKMLAYLTVLYDPDPPPLIGIEEPENHLHPRLLLELAEECRTASGQSQLMVTTHSPDFVDALRPDELWVLYRDEDGFTQAKRATDMHGIPEFITEGATLGNLWMEGYFEFGDPLKN; translated from the coding sequence ATGTCTAAGCCAATTATTCCCCGCATCGAACAATTGAGAGTCAAAAACTATAGAGCTTTGCGCGATCTTGAGCTTAAAAACATCACACCACTTACAGTCTTCTTGGGACCCAACGGCAGTGGAAAGTCCACCATTTTTGACATATTTGCATTCTTAGCCGAATGCTTTCAATCTGGTCTTCGTCGTGCTTGGGATCGACGCGGACGGTTTCGAGAACTGCGAACTCGGGGTATGAAAGGACCGATATCTTTTGAGTTGAAATATCGAGAAAATGATAAAACCCCTCTGATTACTTATCATCTGGCGATCGATGAAGGGCCTCGCGGTCCCTTTGTGGCTGAGGAATGGTTGCAGTGGCGACGTGGTAAACAAGTTGGTGCGCCTTTCAGGTTTTTGACTTTTAAGGAAGGGGCGGGCGAAGTCATCAGTGGAGAAATGCCTGAAGAGAAAGATGAGCGCATTCCTCAACAACTCGACTCTCCCGATTTACTCGCTGTAAATACGCTCGGTCAATTCGCTAGTAATCCTAGGGTTAGCGCTCTCCGCCGATTTATTAGTGGTTGGTATTTGTCCTATCTCTCAGCAGATCGCGCTCGCAGCACTCCTGAAGCGGGTCCTCAAGAACGGTTGTCTGAAATAGGAGATAATTTGCCCAACGTTATTCAATACCTCAAAGAGCAACATCCCCATTGCCTCGATCGAATTCTGACAACCCTGACTCGTCGCATTCCCCGCTTGGAAAGTATTGACGCAGCGATGATGCAAGATGGGCGATTGCTCTTACAGGTGAAAGATGCACCATTTGAAAGACCCATTCTAGCTAAATTTGCCTCAGATGGCACTCTGAAAATGCTAGCCTATTTAACCGTTCTCTACGATCCTGACCCACCTCCACTCATCGGCATTGAAGAACCAGAAAACCATCTTCATCCCCGCTTGCTTTTAGAGCTAGCTGAAGAATGCCGAACTGCATCAGGTCAGAGTCAATTAATGGTGACAACCCACTCACCCGATTTTGTTGATGCATTGCGTCCAGATGAACTGTGGGTTCTCTATCGCGATGAGGATGGCTTCACTCAAGCAAAGCGAGCTACGGATATGCATGGCATTCCTGAATTCATTACTGAAGGTGCAACCCTTGGAAATCTCTGGATGGAGGGATACTTTGAATTTGGCGATCCGCTCAAAAACTAG